Part of the Plasmodium vinckei vinckei genome assembly, chromosome: PVVCY_13 genome, acAAATACGAATAcgtttatttcattttactTATTGATTAGCAaccattattatatatatattatatttatgtgtgtgtgtatttttttacttggTTGTATTTGTTTTCAATTTAAAGCTTATTGCTCTTGAAAGTTTACAAGGATTGTctgtaatatatatctttataCATAACTATGAATATAACATAAgcatttatattcataaaaatataaacttttcacattcttttatatttaaatacttatttatatattggatttattttcttaatataatttttctttttttcattataatatCTTTCATACATCAATTAACTATTTTGAACTTGTTATCTTCATTatgtaatttatttttagttaTATGCttaaaagcaaaaaaagtattatgaaaaatataaatattcataaaaaaggaggttatcgattttttttttgctattcttataatttatttacaaatcaataatatatttatttaattaaatatatatgtaaaaaaaataaaaatatatatcatataatttctatgtgcttttttcatttccaCACTTCccatatcaaaaaaaataaaattggttatgcatattaaatttttataaaatatctttACCTTTTAACAAATACACATAATGCTTTATTTGATTTcctttaattaatttattattatatatgtaaatattttttaaaatatgaatgcTTCGTAAATAAATGTTTAGCAAAagttttaattaatttcgAAATAATCCTTGAAAATATCgagttcatttttttttattttcatataaggAAACGGAATAAGCCATTCTTTTCCATAAAAGTTTTATGTAAGTATTGAATTTACGAAATTTCAATACgataattatttcatattgttaacaattttttgttttgttattttaaaCTAAGATAAAAggaaattttaatttttattgtttttgtcaaatttacatataagtagttatatatctttttatatatacgcATGTAACTGGATAGGCTATTTATGTttcatacatatatatatgaatatgtaTAGATATGGCGTTTTTTTTGATTGaacataattaaattaatggAAAAAggaaacgaaaaaaatattagataaaatttgaataaatgggaaaacataatttacaaaatttatcGACATAAACaccatataatatatatatgaatgtaataatataatttaatggATAACCTTTTTACAATTAATATAGATCCAGATGAAAACGTTTGCTTAAATgacgataaaaataaagatgaaaTCTCCAAACGAGCAAAATATAAGAACGACAAAATTGATTATATCGATGCCGACAGTATTGACTTAATAtcatatgaaataaatgaaattcATAAGACTGACAATTTAGACACGATAAGCgaattaaatgataatcaaattaataaatatcaaaatataagaaaaaatattcaaaattttatttttaaatgctTTAAAGAAGATGATGTCGTAATCGGCTCCCCTGATATTTCTAAAGATACATTTATTGAACAacttcatttaaaaaatgtaaatattacATTAAACAAGGATAAACTCGAGGAAATAATTGCACAATCATCTAGAGATAAacttaaaagaaataagcaaaatgaattaaatacCAGATACTATTGtgataaaaacatatttgatGACGATGAAATTAGcgataaaaaatttatagatATGCTTATTGGAAATGACATGTCAATAGATAAGATAAATGAGAACAAGGAAAATGAAGCAAATAAAGATGCCTTTTCGCAAAGTTTACAgtataatgaagaaaacaatcaaaatgaaaatgatgactCATCCACCCAAACAATTAACTCGCCAAATGATAGTAATAACGGTAAAAATGAGACCCTAGAAAACGAAGAAAATGCCGAAAAATGTGATGTTATAACAAAtcctaataataatatttatgaaaatacaTTGGAaccttttaaattaaataatttaatttctgaatttggaaaaaaaataaataattggCTAATAAAGTTTCCAGATATTGATtgtgaaaattttttttttcacttattttttttatcagaACTTCATCGAGAAAAAGGGTCTATGTGCCATAATTGTGGCTCGCATAACATGGAAAAGTGttctaatattaatttcaaATGTGAAAGCAATTACTGTTTTATATGTGATAAGCATATACCAGGATATGCATGCCACAATACGAGGGctcaatataattattttaagtctaatatattaaaatcgTTATATGATACtagaaattttaaatatcctaataatataataccTTGTTTAAAATGCATGTCAAATGatcattatatttgtgGTAACCCTCCATACATGTTTTCCCAAGAAAGCTATATGTTTAGGAAAGAGTTTAGCAAGCAATTTGATTGTGcaaattatgtttattttaagAATTCTCATAATATATGGGAAATCAAAGATTCCTTGAAAAATATggtaagaaaaaataataataacttGATGATAAGGCCACCATCACCAGATGAtgacaataataattaccaaaataaaatgtatactAACAAAAACAGTATGAAACGAAATATTAGTAGTGatgattataataataagaataatataGCTAGATATATAGATGATAATGGAGATTTTGCTAATGAAACAGGTGGAATGAACAATggcatttataaaaataaaaataaaaaacgtTTTAAGAATAACAGAAATATCAATATACCACGACTAAAATATGATAGTGAAGAGGATAATGAAAGTGAAATTGATAATGATGAATATGATACTGAGtataataaacatattcaCAATAATAGCAcacaattatataaaggAAAAAGGGGGTCTgatatttatcattatgaaaacaataataattttaattctaataataaaaggaGAAAACGTTCatttaatgataataataattatagtGATAACAATTgggataatgaaaataacaataatgtGAATGTGCAtagaaatttatataacaataataagcatggtaacaaaatgaaacatAGAGGATAcggtaaaaataataaaaatacaaactatcattataataaaaattttaatcaTAACAATAagaaatatgataataataaaaaagaacaaaacTCAGGTTATAATAATCACAACGATAGTGATAATACTACCAATACTGAGCCGCTTCTTGGTTTCGATACtttagaaaattatatgccaagaactaaaaaaagttattcatttttaaataataattatacaaaaacaaataaaaacaatgcTTCAAATGGTTTTAGCAAAAACTTAAAGAAAAACGAATATGGAGGTTCATCCAAGCATGGTTttgcaaataataataatacctATAAgggattatataaaaacggCAATGTGAATTGGGGTCAGTATCAAAAATAACCTttaatttgaaaatgtaaccccatatagatatatatatatatatgtgtatcaTTATTCCTTCTAGATTgtctattttttcaaaaatatatagaggaatattttaaattattgtaAGTTTGTCAAACATatacattaaaatttttgatGCATGCTGGAGCTagtaatatacatataattgttaatatttaatgatttttatttaataaattactCATTAAGCACGCCTTTTTATGTGCATATCATAATACACATTAAAAAAGTGTGCAGGATAATAAcaaattatgtatatggAATTCTGgcattatgcatatatatacatatctatgcttgataataataatattatcagctttatcattttgtttattgttatatatatttatatatgcatatatatactaatgAAAAGTTCATAGATAAGATATGCTAAATgctttataaaaatactatttgtagggaatatatattcccATTTTgttacataattatttcttttatttttattatataatgaacATTTTTgcgtaatatttttttataaactttatatttacaaattacttaataatattagttAAAACGTAAAAAATCAAAGTTTCAGAAATatcaaaaacaaaataataataataaaagaaatatcaCACACAAGCAACTAATAACATATTTGTGGGACCATAAATGAATACAATAATGCTTATATTTTGGTAggcatatttaaaaaatattttcttttattattattgcatttttttcttatctTATGATATAgaagaaaattatgaaacCACTAAGacaaataacaaaaaaaaagatattcCAGTTAGGTAAAGtattaatgataaaattttgggatctgaaaaaaaaaaaatataaatcgtGATTAGTAATATTCTATTCAATGCAatcaattattattttctcaAAATTTACAACAAAACTTTTTGcatgataatattatatctaCAAGCgctcatatatttttttatttttttatggttTCTAACTGTTTGTTTGCAAATAATcggatattttttttgtgacaaaattcattttttcatctacaaaaaaaagcaatgaaattatatttcaGAAAAATCcaaagaaaatattgatgtaagcataaaatattaaacacATTtgatttttgtttatttatttatttacttgAATTGTCCATTTCGCTTTCCAGTTCGTCAAGAAGcctatattaataaaaatattataataaaatataattataattataaacaaagtgaaatacaatatatttgttattttttttaaaatgaataCCGTTGTTGGTCTTTCAATTCTGTATTTATTGTAATGGCGGCATTATGTAATCTTTCCGCAGATTCTGCTAATTCTTCTAAGTCATCGTTCTGTTTGTTTATTCCAatctaatatatttaagtaaataaatacataaatgaataacatatatatatgatataataGAATATTTATCGATGCAATATATTCTCCCCTTTTGTATActgataatatttcataaaagttacacaattttatcaaaacaaggctatatttatttatttatttaagctatgcaattattaatataaattacgTTGTTATAGTTATCcatcatataattattaggGCTCAAAAcctacaaaaatatatagtaaaatttttttatataaaatatcgTATTCAAATTGGTGTTCAtcagttatatatatgtgagTGTACATGGggaacatatttatatcatccCAACCGTATTTGTTAAATCCGATGCAACATCATTTAGAATGGAgcgaatattttttaatgattttgttctattttctatttcttCAGGgctaatattaaatttatgtgtgttttttttaacaacaTCAATTGAATTCTCTAAATCATCAACATCTTTATTTAAGTATTTTATCTCATCTTTCATTAAGTAGTACTTTTCTTTTGCTAGgctaaaaataatataacacatgtattttaaatatgtttattttccctttttaCAGTTTATGTGTGCATTCAAATGagaaatatatcataatataaCATAACTAGGTGTTTGAGGCAGTAATATACAACataatgtttatatttaaaatgtaaTCAAATAACTTTGAAGTATAAAAAGCGAAAAATTACattgaatttttatcaGGTAAGCTATTCCAGTTGCTATACATGTgctgtaatttttttacagaAATATTGACTTCCCtacaaaaatatcaaatattATGTTTGTATACGTgaaatttgaatatatatctGAGAAATGTTAAGATGGagctatataaaaaagaaaataaatattagcACATGCTGATTTAGCTTCCATACCGTTCCGCTTCATAAAATGGATCATTGCTTTCTGTTTTCATGTTTAtcctttatatattattatttgttattatttgctTTATCATTAAacttattatgtatatatttttttaaaataataactgAATATCAACTAAAGCATTCACATAGCggtgaaatatatatatactacaATGTTGGTAATTatctaaaataaatatatacttagGAAACAATTTGTGCTGTAAATTTGTGTTTATCTTTTCTAGATTTGttcataaatttaaaaagaaaatatacacTCGAAAAGTGTAATTAATCTTATAACAAATTGGCAatgcaaaatataaatattagaAAATCTCTAATTTAATATCTTGACACTTTTTATGAGAAATTATGTGGAAACATATATGCATCCATACAGAATACTCACTCCCGtccttttataaatttctGCTAATCAAAAAGAGTgctttaatttatttttgtctataaataatattagtaTTGGTACATAAGCTTATGTGCAAGAAAACATTTGATTTTATTcgttatatttatgttcaagatatatgtgtgtacGGATTGATGtgttaaataaatgatatcATAATCATATGTAGATGGTTTTTTCATacttttcaaaattttgtctataatatttgaaaaggcaaattttaaaatatatgttaaaaACCTTTGATGGCatattcttcttttttaattttcaaaaaatagtaCTATTAAATGTATTCATTGAAGCGGTTCTCAAAATAGTTGCTTCGCTTTCTCTCTTCATAAAATGAAAGTTTAATATGTTTCATTTGCTTTTGAAAATTtccatgaaaaaaaaaatatatataacgcTATACAAATATGGAAAGCGTTTAATCGaaactaataaaattatatgatgGAAAATAATccaaatttaaaagaaaacctatatattattattattttatttttagtaaCGTTATGATGAGATATATTTCATAGTTTGGGATTTagattattaattataaaatatttcaattaCTTATGTTAAAGAATCAAAAAactataaatttaataaaaaagaataatgtatatatggtATTTGTTTAGTagcatattatatgcattcGTATGCCTTATATTaagtattttatatttaataaggaaaatacaattatgaaatgaaaaaactATGCGATTGAATTTAGTATGTATTAGTgctaatataaaaacaaaaaacatattatttcaaaaaatatataataacctGCTAATCTTGTAATATATTCTACTTAAATGCACACAATAATGAATTggtacaaaaatatataaaataaaaattgttaaaaaatgatgtttttttaaatgttatTTTACTCTTATAcagatttattttttccgtTTTTAAGTAGactaatattaaaattaaaattcaGTATAATGATAACTTTTCCTAAATttgattttctttttttttcaccatatacattatatattatataatcgTTTACGCCTTTTAAAATCCTAAcaataatgttttttttaattccatAGAATATAATCAAAAAAGTTGAATACaggtttttattatatatatttttttaattaaataaaagtcATATTTTctgtaaattatttatttggattacatatatttatatatatatgcgaaaatgacaataaaatgcatataGAATAGCCTTGAAAGCCAacatttgtatttttgttttcacCTTCAgtgtttatatatgtatataaatatataaaggaTAATATTAATCCTTTGTGGCCTACTTATTAATAACCATTTATATAACTGTTCAATTTGCTTATATGCCAAACATGGGAAGAGCcatatttgtatttgaTATATACACGTatgaatattaatatatgtttatgaacaaattttataaacgTATATAAGTATTATGCAATACATTATACATAAGAATGTTTTTGTATGTGTATATAgttctatattttaattgattttttattttcgaTTCTTTCGTTTTTGATTTACTGAGTATAGTGtacttttgttttttcctTGGTATATTGATTTATCATATTGTTTAAAGGATTTTACAATAAGAGCATTTTGATTGTTTTATGTTATCACATTGAAGAAATCATCCCCGTTATGTACTATTAACTgggaaaatatatgcataataagGGGCAATTAAATAAGTtgataaatacatatatgagCGATATTTATTTGGAGAAATCAAAGTATTAACAAATTAGCAGTTATTGAagacatatttattatcatacAAAATgcttcaaataaaatattcgaTCCGTTAAATAACATCAGTAATAAAGAATTAAGAAGGTAAAATTAgaccaaaaaatatattccaCCATAGTTgggaatataaataaatttcaaaatataaggGACGAAAGGCAACcgtgaaaatataaaattgaaaagacaaaaaaaggAAGGGTGATAGTGTGTGGAAAATTAgcacatataataaaatttggcCAGCATGGATCCATTACCCTTGTTTGATGAACTAGAAAATGATTTGAACTTATTGAATactgaaataaaaaaaaaaaatatacatataaaagaGAAGATAgaaatattcattattaagATAAAAAACTACAATAGCATAATAacatcaaataaaaataatttattaaataattttgaatttCCATTAGACGAAATTattgatattataaatat contains:
- a CDS encoding SNARE protein, putative produces the protein MKTESNDPFYEAEREVNISVKKLQHMYSNWNSLPDKNSILAKEKYYLMKDEIKYLNKDVDDLENSIDVVKKNTHKFNISPEEIENRTKSLKNIRSILNDVASDLTNTVLSPNNYMMDNYNNIGINKQNDDLEELAESAERLHNAAITINTELKDQQRLLDELESEMDNSNEKMNFVTKKISDYLQTNNPKILSLILYLTGISFFLLFVLVVS